The Betta splendens chromosome 24, fBetSpl5.4, whole genome shotgun sequence DNA window CAGGTCCAGTCAGGACTTCACAAACCAGAGCCAGGAGCTCGTCTTCTGTGCAGCGGGCCACCCGGGAGGACAGACGGGCGAGGTCGTCAGGCGTCTCCAGTACCCGGACACACAGGAGGGCGCCTCAGTCGTCCTCAGGCCCCAGGCAGCCGGAGAGGCCCCAGGCCGGTGCCCCCCTGCTGGAGCGGCGGCATCAGCACCACACCAAACCTCAGTCTGACCAGAGGAACCGACATGCAGCCAAACTAAGTAAGCGGAACCACATCGTACACATGCAACTGCCAGATTAAAGCATCAGGTGTGATCACATGTGATGAGCATCAACATCACATGTAGATGCTTTTGTCATTCTAATATTTTCAGCTtctccaaaaaaagaaaaagaaagaaatttcTTTTAGTATATATTTGTTTGTACTATGTGTAGTGCCCACAGTGTAAACCCTGGCCGTGCCTGGTATCCCTTTCTGTTCATAGCATCTGAGTCCGTTCATGTGGTGTCACTGCAGGCACAGAAGGCCCAGGACCAGCGTGTACCCGCCAACAGAGCAGTCAGAGTCAAAACAACCATACCAGGTACCTGCATGTTCTGGAGCCATCATAACGTTACTGCCTGGCCCAAGCTGATGGTGGTGATATGAGTGTTGCTAATATTCTTTTGTGTGTCCAGAGCCTCCAGAATATGAGGCCCGGGACATTAGTGTCAGGGTCTTGTCTCCTAAGTCAGTCCTCATCTCTTGGATTGACCCTGCTGTCGAGATGGGGAAAGTTGCCCCTGGAACTTCCAGGTGTGATCTGTTTAAATGTGTACGTGCATGTTAACAGGCAGAAAGCACATTTAAGAAAAACATGGGAACTGGTGAGGAGACTGCATAAAATATCCTCCTTTCCTTGTACTATAACTCAGATCCTACACAGTCAGGTACAGGGAGAAGGGCGAGTCAGCTCGATGGGAGTTCAAGGAGGGCGCCCAGAGGAGAATGATGATAGACACGCTGTCCGCCGACGGCATGTACGAGTTCTCTGTCCGAATCTCTCAGGGAGAGAATCAAGGAAAGTGGAGCGTTTCCGTTTTTCAGAGGACTCCTGAGTCAGGTATGTATCGCCGCCATCTGCTAAGGGTTGTTTACAAAAGTCCATTTTTCAGATTATGACATTTATCGCAGAAGCCAACATCTACTCTCACAGAAAAGACCTCTTGCATAACCTTTTATACCACACTTCATCACACTCACTATTATTCCAATTTCGCATTTGATTCTAGCCTTGGCTGCAGCGTTGATCGTGTGGTTCGTAACAATGTCAGTATTTACTGCCTGGCTTACAGCTCAGGTCTCCATCTGGGCTTCCATACATGATCTCAAGGGGAGGCTCTTGAAAATGTACAATAGAAGCCTTTTCCTTGATTTTAAGGCTCCTGGCACAAATGTCCAGTTTTTATGTGCTTTAAGCAGCAATTTCCTCACCGGGTTCCCCTTTGTGCTGCTTCTGGTTTCTGTCCTGCTCCCCGTCCTTCCACAGCTGCCGTTCCATTCACCAGTGCTCTTGTCGTTTGCTAGCTCCATCAGGGCCACCCGAAAACTTTGATGTCAAGCCACTACGAGGTAAAGGAACCGCAGTCATAGCAACATGGGATCCACCCGAAGAACCTAATGGGAGGATAAGAGGTAAGGCCTGGGGGAAAAAACAAtgtctgtgaatgtgtctgtaCTGTTTCCAAACTACTTTAGGTACTTTAGGAGTTAGTGGTTGCTACTTGAGTGGAGACAAATGTTTTCTATGTCTGGAATCAACACTAACTGCAGTATGTTAGGCTTGATAGAAACTTGGCTGGGTTAATTTTGGGTGTGCAGACCTATTACAAAAGGCACAAAAGATACTTACTATACTCACACATGCATTGTTTCCAAACAGAGTACATCCTATCGTATGCTCCTGCCACAAAACCATTTGGAATGAAAAGTGTGACGTACAGTAGCAGGACCACCACAGCCACCATCGATGGCCTCACGCCAGGAGATCGATATATCTTCAAGATCAGAGCCACCAACAGGAAAGGACAGGGACCCCAGAGCAAAGCTTTCAGTGTAGCTATGCCGGGATGTAAGCACACATGAATGTAATTTGAAGATCTGAATTTGTTCTGAACATGATTTAGTTCTATAATTGTAATCATTTTTGTCCATTGCCAGCCAGCAGCACTGTCGCGTTCTCAAAGAGTAAAGACAACCGCAAGACTGGCCACACTCCCACGAAACAGGATACTGATCACAATGAGTCGACAACGGAACCAGAGGAGCCACCAACACCTCCTCAAccagttcctgctgctcctATTAATAGAAGTATGAGGCCACTCTCTGAGACACGATCCTTTCACAGCGTCTTCAACTCAGTAAGGGATATAGGGAAAACTTATTCATCCAGAGCAAAAGAAAGGGAAGATagggagaaaaaggaaagacGGAAAATACCCacaacaccagcaccagtggAGGAGACAACCACAATGAAGGCTGAGACAGACAATGATGGTTCCCCTGAACTGGAGGATGTGGAATATGAAGAGGAGCCCTTAACAACGGAGGCACCCATCCTCAAAGCAGTTACCTCTTCCCCAACTAAACCAACCTTAAATGATCTCAATCCACCTCCCAAAAGGCCTGTTAAGATCAGAGTCCATCAAAAACCAATATCCAaggcctcctcctcatcatcttcctcttcatctctcccttctttctcttcatcctcatcttcaaaTATTCAGGATTTGGCTGCTAGTAGAAAGGACTATGTAGTTTCCACATTCccacaaagcaaaaacactgaCAATAACACAAGCACTCAGAATAAACCTTCCACTCCAGTTGCAAAAGACACTGAGGCTACTGATAGAGCTTCAGTGTTAGCTGGTCGCAGCAGTGGTTCAAAATTTATTAACAGCCGGCGACACCAGGGGATTTTGTTTAGGGGTAATTCAACCCGTTTCTTGAATGGATACAAATTTGCATTTAACCCAAGGTCAAATTTACCAAGCAGAACTTCAGATCAAACATCAATGAACACGCGTAGTTCAGCATCATCACAGTCTGCTCAAAACCACAGGTCAACCTTAGAAAAAGCCTCTACCAGCCAATCAACATCAGATGCAGTCAGTGTAGAAAACTCACAGTCCACATCAGAGTCTCAGTCTCATGCATCCACAACGTCTCGCATGTCAAAGTTAAGTCCTTCTGTTTCACgtactggctcacagcagtcATTAAGTACAGACTCATCAGCTTCACATAGACCATCCCAAGGCTCTGCCAGCgcctacaacacacacacgtcatacACAACACCTGAGCAAGACAATAACGAAGGCATTAAAAGCAAACCAACAGCCGAGGAGCCTACATCAAGCTCTAAAAGACAAACTGCAGAAGAGAAGACGAGGGAGGATGAGAAAATTACAAGCACTAATGAAAAACCTGTGGTTTCTCATACAAAGATTAGCCCGTCGTTTGCTGAAAGGTTCCCATGGCTCGCTAGTCGTTACCCAGGCAGGTTTAGTCCAGTGCCAAGAACGTCGTCTTCGGGGCAGGACAGCAGGACAACCTGGTCCAGGTCCTCGTCCTCTGCAGGAGCCGATGGACCCGTCCTGAGGGAAACACCCACTAGAGTGTCAGGGGCCATGGGTGCTGCAGGAGTGTCCTCCATACAGGAGACCAGTGAAGATGTAAGGACTGCTTCCTCTCATGACTCAGTGAAGAATGGGGCAGGGGTCAGCTCATCTAAGCCACATTTGACCAATCAACATACAGCATCtagtcacaacagaagcccaacAACGTCCTCTGGTTCTTCAACTTCCTCTTCCCGGTCCACCTTAGGTTCCCATCAGTCCTCAAGTGGACATAGAGGCTCAAGTGGGTCCGTCCATGTAGCAACCTCTCATAACTATAACAACGCTCCTAAAAAAGATGACGTTGATGAAAGGAGCACAGAGATTAGTGGAAAGAATAATAAAGATTCCAGAGTGACCCAAAATAATCCTGTGGGTACTGGATCCGACCCCAGAAACGCAGAGGACAATGAGAATGtggatgaaaatgaaacatcACCCAGGACCAGATCTGGCACATCCTCTGTGATCAGTCCAAGTTACCGGCAACCTGGTTTGGGAACAAACGGAAGGATACGCACACCTGCGCTGGCTAAGAGGCAGTTTGGCAGCTCTAGGTTTTCTATCAGACCGAAGCCTGTACAGAATTCTAGACTGGACTCTTCAACCTCGGATACCGCCTCATCCTCTCCCCAGTCAGCGCCAGTCTCCTCAGAACGTGATGCCATGTCTGGCACTTCCGTAGCAAGGACAGGGGCAGTAATTGGAAGCAACTCTCGGTCCACATCGGCATTTTCAACGAGAGACAGGAGTCTGGGTGCCAGATCTCAGAACCCCTTCATCAGAGGGAAACCAACCAGTGGACGAGCACTGAAACCTGGCAACGCAAATGGTAAATTCAGTTGGCAACATGCATGCGTTCTTTTTAAAAGATCAATCAAATAATGGATAATGGTTAATTAAAACATCTCTACAGTTTAGTTATTCATACTGTAACTTATATACTTATTCTGTTGTTTAGATAAAAATGGACGACCCAACCTCACCTCAACAGATGTTAAAGAGTCCTCCACAACTCATGGAACGAGAAAGTTTATCACTGGGCCTGATGGATCCCAATGGGTAAATAACATTCAAAAATTAGTTTGATTGTGAGCTTTAGTTGGTTATATTAATTTTAATATAACCTCTTTAGGTGGTCGACCTGGAGAAAGGAGTTCTTATGAACCAGCATGGAAAGGTTCTTCAGGACTCGCAGGGCAAACCCAAGAGGGTGGTGCTTGGCGAGGACGGACACACAATCTTTGGTGATTATGCTTAATTCACTGTTAAGAGTAAACTAATAGCACATAGTTTGACTCACCATACCCCTCCACTAGACCTCATGGGCAGCCCCCTGGTAAACCAGGAGGGTATGGCTCTGTTCGGACATGGCAGAGATAGCCAACCTGTGGTCAACCCCAAGGACAAGGTGCTGATGATTGGAGGGAAACAGGTACTGGGCTTGAACCCACCCCGCGTCcggaccaccaccaccaccaccacaaccatGGATCCCACTACCACACCTGTAGCCACCACCACTGACTGGGCCTCTGAGGAGTACACCACTGCCATGCCGTACCCAAGCTGTCCACCCGGAACCTTCTCCAGAACAGATGCATACGGGTATCCGCTGCTGGACCCAGAAGGAATATTAGACTGTTATCCAGAAGGTAAGTTTGACATGAAATTCAtaaggcagcacagacagtaTCACAAAAACAGATCAAAACAGAGATTCGTTCCACAGGAGTGAAACTAAATACTGCAATATTGCTCAGTAAATGTCTTTTCCACAGCACTGAAGTCAAGCTCAGTGAAGCGTATTTGAGCCAGAACATAAATAAGTATGACTTCACTAAGTCTGtaagttgtattgtttgtcaTATCCATCAAGGCGAAGGCCGtgagtgtttcctgtctgtgcccACAGAGTCATATAACTCTATAACTGTCtgtgcacgtctgtgtgtgtatgttagtgtggatgcatctactgtatctgAGACCACATGAACCACATGGATTTCTCCACATCTGGGCTCTGGTTTGAAGACACCACAAGCTGTAGTCTCGTCAAAGCTTGGCGGTCGGCCCATATTTATGTTAGCATGCAGAGAGGAACAATAACGATAACCAAAGCCTATAAGATGAGATTTGTAGATTTACACTTAACATtgaacacatacacaaaacaaGAAATTAAAGTGATCACTAAGATTTGAAGAAAAATAATGGTTCACCTTTAGGTGGATGCAGTTACTAAATAGGCCTCAAAGAGATGTTTAGACTACTGTCTGAGTGGATGCCTGGGTGAacatgctgtgtgtttttgcccATGTTTCCGTGAGATCGATGCTACAGCTTGTTCTGCTTCTCTGACAGAGGAATCCTCAGGAATGGAACTGGACCACATGGTTACAGTGGCCATGGTGCCTGATGCTTTAGCTCTTGACGAAGGTATTGGCTGAGTTTGGCTTCGGACCGACCGAGCCCCACCGGGCTGGATTGGACCAAATCGCCTTGCATGCTTACTGTTTGTTGActgactgtatgtttgtgtgtcggtGGATGTGTTTAGTAGCTCTGCCTGTGTCGTCCTCTTTGCACTGCCTGTGGTCCTCACTTTGTTTCGTTCCCTTTCTTGTCTGTTTGGCTCGGTCTTGGTTCATTGCAGGAGTTTTGGATGTTTTCCAGTCTGGGCTGTTTTTAATCGCTTTTATTCCAGAAGACCGGACCCACAGTGCACGTGATGCGCATTACTAAGCGGAGGGGAATGCCCTGGCGTATGATTTAATGCGGTGTGTTCTCAACGTTGCTTTGTGTTATAATAAATAAGCCTGTTCTTCAGCCAAACAGAAAAGTGGTTGATGTTAGCATGCAGCCCTTTCACTTAACTGCAGGTGTAGGAACCTGATGCATGTTTGCAGCATTGACTAATAATCTCTTATTattgggggtgggggtgggggtagaACATTCACACAGAGCATTACAGGGCTTTTCATATCATTTCCCTGCCATGGATGGCTCACAGCTCACTTGCATGTGTGTGGACCATGATGTCATGACATGGTCCCCTGGTGCATCGCAGGgaaaaagacagtgatggaagggaggaaggaactAATTGGATTTCATCCTTTTACATTTGTCAGCCTTGGAGAATTGTGAAATGGTTTGTTGTCTTCAAGCTCTCACCCTCACATGGAAAATATGGGTAGCGAGACATTACAAAAGAACACAGCTTCGGGTGTCGGGAGGTTTCAAAGTGAGCTCACACATCTGCCCACAATGAATTTAATCTGTTTGACACTCTTATTACCCAGATCATGGTGTCAGTTACACTGGATTAATGAAGCACAACAGCATGTTGTTGAGCCAGGATGTAAATACAATGAATCTATTGTAATCAAAAGCTTACTGACATGTGTTTTGTTGCTAGATGAGCTTTTTGAACAGACCACCCTGTTGGCACCCAtcaccaccacaaccaccaccaccaccacgacCACCACgaccacaaccaccacaaccacagagAACCCAACCCCGCCTCGACCACACATACCCTTCAGCAAAGTGCCTTCATCTGAGCTGGACCTCAGTGGGAAGAAGCGATTCACAGGTAAATAATCCTGTGTTTTGTCTCTTGTGATGTTTActttcacctgcagctcatatTACCTGAGATTTGGTTTTGTTGCTCGTGTAGCAGAAGGACACCTCAAGAATCTACTTGACAGCATAATAGGCAGCATCTACCTTTAACGAATCAAAGAACATGACTGGTCATTAGTACTTGGCTTTGGAGTCTCACATACTGGGTGATGGACTGCTCCCTGTGTCATAAATAATAAGGGCTGATGGGAGTTTTGTTGTGCTGCAGGCAGACGTGTTGGCTTTTTCAGCAATACCTCAAAAATATACGAACTGGAACATTTTACGATAACAATCAgccaagaaaagaaaaggaaaaactgaCACTTAATAATTCTTTCCTGCAGTGCAGTCGTTCATCTATATCTAAATGTCAGCTGCATAAGAGCACGGTGCCCGTGTAAAATGCCAAAGGCCAATCCATCGTATATGAATAAACATGTGCTGTGATGTGGAAAATGACAAGATGCCAAACCCCAGACTCATTCACACTGGTTCCATCTAACCTTTACTTGACCATACAGTAAGCAGTTGTCCAGGCTTGATCCCAGCCCCCTGTTTCTCTTTTACTGTTCCCGTGTGCTTGGTTTGGCCCATCAGCTCATCTGGTTGCACAAACAGACTGAAATATTCTCTTGACAGAAATAAGTATCTACGTGACTCCGAGCTCCTTAAAACCCGAAAGTCAAAAGTCTTTCTaatatttctttctttaatGATGCctatttgtcatatagttaacATACAACACAATAAATATTGCTTAAGTATTAACAGGATAAGAGGAGTAAACTATGTTGGCTTTGGAGCGAAGCGATAGTGTGTGAAGGCAATATGAAACTTCTGGGAGTCAA harbors:
- the fndc1 gene encoding fibronectin type III domain-containing protein 1 isoform X5, encoding MVAAASRALLALFLAIGAPAWGRTAEKPLWPQNGKQTSVEKGPRDGWEPLIVLDGRPVDRFIVSAGKPTRSHRFAKAGKDGRAHPAEDVDPEWVNLDGFAVLGGAPVSNSSAGPVRTSQTRARSSSSVQRATREDRRARSSGVSSTRTHRRAPQSSSGPRQPERPQAGAPLLERRHQHHTKPQSDQRNRHAAKLTSESVHVVSLQAQKAQDQRVPANRAVRVKTTIPEPPEYEARDISVRVLSPKSVLISWIDPAVEMGKVAPGTSRSYTVRYREKGESARWEFKEGAQRRMMIDTLSADGMYEFSVRISQGENQGKWSVSVFQRTPESAPSGPPENFDVKPLRGKGTAVIATWDPPEEPNGRIREYILSYAPATKPFGMKSVTYSSRTTTATIDGLTPGDRYIFKIRATNRKGQGPQSKAFSVAMPGSSSTVAFSKSKDNRKTGHTPTKQDTDHNESTTEPEEPPTPPQPVPAAPINRSMRPLSETRSFHSVFNSVRDIGKTYSSRAKEREDREKKERRKIPTTPAPVEETTTMKAETDNDGSPELEDVEYEEEPLTTEAPILKAVTSSPTKPTLNDLNPPPKRPVKIRVHQKPISKASSSSSSSSSLPSFSSSSSSNIQDLAASRKDYVVSTFPQSKNTDNNTSTQNKPSTPVAKDTEATDRASVLAGRSSGSKFINSRRHQGILFRGNSTRFLNGYKFAFNPRSNLPSRTSDQTSMNTRSSASSQSAQNHRSTLEKASTSQSTSDAVSVENSQSTSESQSHASTTSRMSKLSPSVSRTGSQQSLSTDSSASHRPSQGSASAYNTHTSYTTPEQDNNEGIKSKPTAEEPTSSSKRQTAEEKTREDEKITSTNEKPVVSHTKISPSFAERFPWLASRYPGRFSPVPRTSSSGQDSRTTWSRSSSSAGADGPVLRETPTRVSGAMGAAGVSSIQETSEDVRTASSHDSVKNGAGVSSSKPHLTNQHTASSHNRSPTTSSGSSTSSSRSTLGSHQSSSGHRGSSGSVHVATSHNYNNAPKKDDVDERSTEISGKNNKDSRVTQNNPVGTGSDPRNAEDNENVDENETSPRTRSGTSSVISPSYRQPGLGTNGRIRTPALAKRQFGSSRFSIRPKPVQNSRLDSSTSDTASSSPQSAPVSSERDAMSGTSVARTGAVIGSNSRSTSAFSTRDRSLGARSQNPFIRGKPTSGRALKPGNANDKNGRPNLTSTDVKESSTTHGTRKFITGPDGSQWVVDLEKGVLMNQHGKVLQDSQGKPKRVVLGEDGHTIFDLMGSPLVNQEGMALFGHGRDSQPVVNPKDKVLMIGGKQVLGLNPPRVRTTTTTTTTMDPTTTPVATTTDWASEEYTTAMPYPSCPPGTFSRTDAYGYPLLDPEGILDCYPEEESSGMELDHMVTVAMVPDALALDEGVLDVFQSGLFLIAFIPEDRTHSARDAHY
- the fndc1 gene encoding fibronectin type III domain-containing protein 1 isoform X2, which gives rise to MAILKDHLDLVLLRIPPTAEKPLWPQNGKQTSVEKGPRDGWEPLIVLDGRPVDRFIVSAGKPTRSHRFAKAGKDGRAHPAEDVDPEWVNLDGFAVLGGAPVSNSSAGPVRTSQTRARSSSSVQRATREDRRARSSGVSSTRTHRRAPQSSSGPRQPERPQAGAPLLERRHQHHTKPQSDQRNRHAAKLTSESVHVVSLQAQKAQDQRVPANRAVRVKTTIPEPPEYEARDISVRVLSPKSVLISWIDPAVEMGKVAPGTSRSYTVRYREKGESARWEFKEGAQRRMMIDTLSADGMYEFSVRISQGENQGKWSVSVFQRTPESAPSGPPENFDVKPLRGKGTAVIATWDPPEEPNGRIREYILSYAPATKPFGMKSVTYSSRTTTATIDGLTPGDRYIFKIRATNRKGQGPQSKAFSVAMPGSSSTVAFSKSKDNRKTGHTPTKQDTDHNESTTEPEEPPTPPQPVPAAPINRSMRPLSETRSFHSVFNSVRDIGKTYSSRAKEREDREKKERRKIPTTPAPVEETTTMKAETDNDGSPELEDVEYEEEPLTTEAPILKAVTSSPTKPTLNDLNPPPKRPVKIRVHQKPISKASSSSSSSSSLPSFSSSSSSNIQDLAASRKDYVVSTFPQSKNTDNNTSTQNKPSTPVAKDTEATDRASVLAGRSSGSKFINSRRHQGILFRGNSTRFLNGYKFAFNPRSNLPSRTSDQTSMNTRSSASSQSAQNHRSTLEKASTSQSTSDAVSVENSQSTSESQSHASTTSRMSKLSPSVSRTGSQQSLSTDSSASHRPSQGSASAYNTHTSYTTPEQDNNEGIKSKPTAEEPTSSSKRQTAEEKTREDEKITSTNEKPVVSHTKISPSFAERFPWLASRYPGRFSPVPRTSSSGQDSRTTWSRSSSSAGADGPVLRETPTRVSGAMGAAGVSSIQETSEDVRTASSHDSVKNGAGVSSSKPHLTNQHTASSHNRSPTTSSGSSTSSSRSTLGSHQSSSGHRGSSGSVHVATSHNYNNAPKKDDVDERSTEISGKNNKDSRVTQNNPVGTGSDPRNAEDNENVDENETSPRTRSGTSSVISPSYRQPGLGTNGRIRTPALAKRQFGSSRFSIRPKPVQNSRLDSSTSDTASSSPQSAPVSSERDAMSGTSVARTGAVIGSNSRSTSAFSTRDRSLGARSQNPFIRGKPTSGRALKPGNANDKNGRPNLTSTDVKESSTTHGTRKFITGPDGSQWVVDLEKGVLMNQHGKVLQDSQGKPKRVVLGEDGHTIFDLMGSPLVNQEGMALFGHGRDSQPVVNPKDKVLMIGGKQVLGLNPPRVRTTTTTTTTMDPTTTPVATTTDWASEEYTTAMPYPSCPPGTFSRTDAYGYPLLDPEGILDCYPEEESSGMELDHMVTVAMVPDALALDEDELFEQTTLLAPITTTTTTTTTTTTTTTTTTTENPTPPRPHIPFSKVPSSELDLSGKKRFTAPYVNYIQKDPGAPCSLTDALEYLQVDILEGLMNNDSATANQKQPPKDKPKNLTVIAMEGCHSFIILDWARPLQNQMVSGYMVHSASYDDVLNNRWSSRSSSGTHLAVENLKPNSRYYFKVQAKNVFGLGPVSDTLTYVTESDDPLLIERPPGGEPIWIPFTFKYNPGHSSCKGSQYVKRTWYRKFVGVVLCNSLRYKIFMGDGLREPFYSIGDTLGQGEDHCQFVDSYRDGRTGPAYHSNSLPSAQGFYRAYRQEPVAFGVIGRRTPHPFVGWYECGVPIPGKW
- the fndc1 gene encoding fibronectin type III domain-containing protein 1 isoform X1 — translated: MVAAASRALLALFLAIGAPAWGRTAEKPLWPQNGKQTSVEKGPRDGWEPLIVLDGRPVDRFIVSAGKPTRSHRFAKAGKDGRAHPAEDVDPEWVNLDGFAVLGGAPVSNSSAGPVRTSQTRARSSSSVQRATREDRRARSSGVSSTRTHRRAPQSSSGPRQPERPQAGAPLLERRHQHHTKPQSDQRNRHAAKLTSESVHVVSLQAQKAQDQRVPANRAVRVKTTIPEPPEYEARDISVRVLSPKSVLISWIDPAVEMGKVAPGTSRSYTVRYREKGESARWEFKEGAQRRMMIDTLSADGMYEFSVRISQGENQGKWSVSVFQRTPESAPSGPPENFDVKPLRGKGTAVIATWDPPEEPNGRIREYILSYAPATKPFGMKSVTYSSRTTTATIDGLTPGDRYIFKIRATNRKGQGPQSKAFSVAMPGSSSTVAFSKSKDNRKTGHTPTKQDTDHNESTTEPEEPPTPPQPVPAAPINRSMRPLSETRSFHSVFNSVRDIGKTYSSRAKEREDREKKERRKIPTTPAPVEETTTMKAETDNDGSPELEDVEYEEEPLTTEAPILKAVTSSPTKPTLNDLNPPPKRPVKIRVHQKPISKASSSSSSSSSLPSFSSSSSSNIQDLAASRKDYVVSTFPQSKNTDNNTSTQNKPSTPVAKDTEATDRASVLAGRSSGSKFINSRRHQGILFRGNSTRFLNGYKFAFNPRSNLPSRTSDQTSMNTRSSASSQSAQNHRSTLEKASTSQSTSDAVSVENSQSTSESQSHASTTSRMSKLSPSVSRTGSQQSLSTDSSASHRPSQGSASAYNTHTSYTTPEQDNNEGIKSKPTAEEPTSSSKRQTAEEKTREDEKITSTNEKPVVSHTKISPSFAERFPWLASRYPGRFSPVPRTSSSGQDSRTTWSRSSSSAGADGPVLRETPTRVSGAMGAAGVSSIQETSEDVRTASSHDSVKNGAGVSSSKPHLTNQHTASSHNRSPTTSSGSSTSSSRSTLGSHQSSSGHRGSSGSVHVATSHNYNNAPKKDDVDERSTEISGKNNKDSRVTQNNPVGTGSDPRNAEDNENVDENETSPRTRSGTSSVISPSYRQPGLGTNGRIRTPALAKRQFGSSRFSIRPKPVQNSRLDSSTSDTASSSPQSAPVSSERDAMSGTSVARTGAVIGSNSRSTSAFSTRDRSLGARSQNPFIRGKPTSGRALKPGNANDKNGRPNLTSTDVKESSTTHGTRKFITGPDGSQWVVDLEKGVLMNQHGKVLQDSQGKPKRVVLGEDGHTIFDLMGSPLVNQEGMALFGHGRDSQPVVNPKDKVLMIGGKQVLGLNPPRVRTTTTTTTTMDPTTTPVATTTDWASEEYTTAMPYPSCPPGTFSRTDAYGYPLLDPEGILDCYPEEESSGMELDHMVTVAMVPDALALDEDELFEQTTLLAPITTTTTTTTTTTTTTTTTTTENPTPPRPHIPFSKVPSSELDLSGKKRFTAPYVNYIQKDPGAPCSLTDALEYLQVDILEGLMNNDSATANQKQPPKDKPKNLTVIAMEGCHSFIILDWARPLQNQMVSGYMVHSASYDDVLNNRWSSRSSSGTHLAVENLKPNSRYYFKVQAKNVFGLGPVSDTLTYVTESDDPLLIERPPGGEPIWIPFTFKYNPGHSSCKGSQYVKRTWYRKFVGVVLCNSLRYKIFMGDGLREPFYSIGDTLGQGEDHCQFVDSYRDGRTGPAYHSNSLPSAQGFYRAYRQEPVAFGVIGRRTPHPFVGWYECGVPIPGKW
- the fndc1 gene encoding fibronectin type III domain-containing protein 1 isoform X3, with protein sequence MVAAASRALLALFLAIGAPAWGRTAEKPLWPQNGKQTSVEKGPRDGWEPLIVLDGRPVDRFIVSAGKPTRSHRFAKAGKDGRAHPAEDVDPEWVNLDGFAVLGGAPVSNSSAGPVRTSQTRARSSSSVQRATREDRRARSSGVSSTRTHRRAPQSSSGPRQPERPQAGAPLLERRHQHHTKPQSDQRNRHAAKLTSESVHVVSLQAQKAQDQRVPANRAVRVKTTIPEPPEYEARDISVRVLSPKSVLISWIDPAVEMGKVAPGTSRSYTVRYREKGESARWEFKEGAQRRMMIDTLSADGMYEFSVRISQGENQGKWSVSVFQRTPESAPSGPPENFDVKPLRGKGTAVIATWDPPEEPNGRIREYILSYAPATKPFGMKSVTYSSRTTTATIDGLTPGDRYIFKIRATNRKGQGPQSKAFSVAMPGSSSTVAFSKSKDNRKTGHTPTKQDTDHNESTTEPEEPPTPPQPVPAAPINRSMRPLSETRSFHSVFNSVRDIGKTYSSRAKEREDREKKERRKIPTTPAPVEETTTMKAETDNDGSPELEDVEYEEEPLTTEAPILKAVTSSPTKPTLNDLNPPPKRPVKIRVHQKPISKASSSSSSSSSLPSFSSSSSSNIQDLAASRKDYVVSTFPQSKNTDNNTSTQNKPSTPVAKDTEATDRASVLAGRSSGSKFINSRRHQGILFRGNSTRFLNGYKFAFNPRSNLPSRTSDQTSMNTRSSASSQSAQNHRSTLEKASTSQSTSDAVSVENSQSTSESQSHASTTSRMSKLSPSVSRTGSQQSLSTDSSASHRPSQGSASAYNTHTSYTTPEQDNNEGIKSKPTAEEPTSSSKRQTAEEKTREDEKITSTNEKPVVSHTKISPSFAERFPWLASRYPGRFSPVPRTSSSGQDSRTTWSRSSSSAGADGPVLRETPTRVSGAMGAAGVSSIQETSEDVRTASSHDSVKNGAGVSSSKPHLTNQHTASSHNRSPTTSSGSSTSSSRSTLGSHQSSSGHRGSSGSVHVATSHNYNNAPKKDDVDERSTEISGKNNKDSRVTQNNPVGTGSDPRNAEDNENVDENETSPRTRSGTSSVISPSYRQPGLGTNGRIRTPALAKRQFGSSRFSIRPKPVQNSRLDSSTSDTASSSPQSAPVSSERDAMSGTSVARTGAVIGSNSRSTSAFSTRDRSLGARSQNPFIRGKPTSGRALKPGNANDKNGRPNLTSTDVKESSTTHGTRKFITGPDGSQWVVDLEKGVLMNQHGKVLQDSQGKPKRVVLGEDGHTIFDLMGSPLVNQEGMALFGHGRDSQPVVNPKDKVLMIGGKQVLGLNPPRVRTTTTTTTTMDPTTTPVATTTDWASEEYTTAMPYPSCPPGTFSRTDAYGYPLLDPEGILDCYPEDELFEQTTLLAPITTTTTTTTTTTTTTTTTTTENPTPPRPHIPFSKVPSSELDLSGKKRFTAPYVNYIQKDPGAPCSLTDALEYLQVDILEGLMNNDSATANQKQPPKDKPKNLTVIAMEGCHSFIILDWARPLQNQMVSGYMVHSASYDDVLNNRWSSRSSSGTHLAVENLKPNSRYYFKVQAKNVFGLGPVSDTLTYVTESDDPLLIERPPGGEPIWIPFTFKYNPGHSSCKGSQYVKRTWYRKFVGVVLCNSLRYKIFMGDGLREPFYSIGDTLGQGEDHCQFVDSYRDGRTGPAYHSNSLPSAQGFYRAYRQEPVAFGVIGRRTPHPFVGWYECGVPIPGKW